A genomic window from Litoreibacter janthinus includes:
- a CDS encoding ABC transporter permease, producing the protein MSSANVIRIALGAYLLIFFSYLLGPLVVMSLTAFNSSDFPSVSPWACFTFEWFDVLFNDKHIRDGIYYSIIIGFGTVILSVSMGLAASIVLTQVWPKLRSTYYTMIIAPILIPGVVLGISTLVFWDRVGGFLGASDGSFLHELFHNGIFLTILGQSSFIASYAMLVFVARLQRFDPDLTEAALDLGATHTQAFRKILLPFMRPAIASASVLAFLASFENYNTTTFTIIDYKTLTTVLAQKVRLGINPSISSLAFIIIILTIFAALAFEAAQRNKARRLAVQQGKAKEHSGSVLPSFMTGNPAAILLVLLAFVVIVLVGTAQKYSPEACKIQVREAKQIETQRRIEQLREERRQKTAEQAPAAASAPSNGGNTSGAFGNVFAPNNLSGDDAKDSAQPAPSPSGAFGSVFAPDNLSGAEDTPEPDVIDPPTGGSGAFGNVFDPGNLNNGN; encoded by the coding sequence ATGAGCTCCGCCAATGTCATTCGCATAGCACTCGGGGCGTATCTACTGATTTTCTTCAGCTACCTTCTGGGGCCGCTGGTGGTGATGAGCTTGACCGCTTTCAACTCGTCAGATTTTCCGTCCGTCTCACCTTGGGCCTGTTTCACCTTCGAATGGTTCGACGTGCTGTTCAACGACAAGCACATTCGGGACGGGATTTATTATAGCATTATCATAGGTTTCGGCACAGTGATCCTCTCAGTCTCGATGGGACTGGCAGCGTCAATCGTACTCACGCAGGTCTGGCCGAAGCTGCGGTCCACATATTACACAATGATCATCGCACCGATCCTTATTCCGGGCGTGGTTTTGGGCATCTCGACACTGGTCTTTTGGGATCGGGTAGGGGGCTTCTTGGGGGCGAGCGACGGGTCGTTCCTGCATGAGCTGTTCCATAACGGGATATTCCTGACCATCCTCGGGCAATCGTCATTCATTGCCTCCTACGCGATGCTGGTCTTTGTGGCCCGTCTTCAAAGGTTCGACCCCGACCTGACTGAAGCGGCTCTGGATTTGGGCGCGACGCACACGCAGGCGTTTCGCAAAATCCTCTTGCCGTTTATGCGCCCCGCCATCGCCTCGGCGTCCGTTCTGGCATTCCTCGCCTCGTTCGAGAACTACAACACCACCACTTTCACCATCATTGACTACAAGACGTTGACCACCGTTCTGGCGCAAAAGGTCCGGTTGGGGATCAACCCTTCGATCTCGTCTTTGGCATTCATCATCATCATCTTGACCATTTTTGCTGCACTGGCCTTTGAGGCCGCCCAGCGTAATAAAGCGCGCAGGCTCGCGGTCCAACAGGGCAAAGCCAAAGAGCACAGCGGTTCAGTCTTGCCCAGCTTTATGACTGGAAATCCGGCGGCGATCCTGCTGGTTTTGCTGGCCTTCGTTGTGATTGTTTTGGTTGGTACGGCCCAGAAATACAGCCCCGAGGCTTGCAAAATTCAAGTCCGCGAAGCCAAGCAGATCGAGACGCAGCGCCGTATTGAGCAGCTGCGTGAGGAACGTCGCCAGAAAACAGCAGAGCAAGCCCCTGCCGCGGCGTCTGCTCCGAGCAATGGCGGAAACACGAGCGGGGCCTTTGGAAATGTGTTTGCCCCGAACAACCTGTCAGGGGATGACGCAAAAGATTCCGCGCAACCCGCCCCAAGCCCGAGCGGTGCATTTGGCAGCGTCTTCGCACCGGACAATCTGTCGGGGGCAGAGGACACACCGGAGCCTGACGTCATCGACCCTCCGACAGGTGGCAGCGGAGCATTCGGGAATGTGTTCGACCCGGGAAACCTGAACAACGGAAACTAA
- a CDS encoding GntR family transcriptional regulator produces the protein MARSQTDQALYQLRDMVFSGELAPGSNHFEADLATRLGMSRTPIREAALTMQAQGLVNVQPRRGIHIRPISADDMADIYDVICELESLAAARAAEQNYAASDRGVARQCIEDMDASLAAEDRVAWARADDRFHAELVRLGGNKRVEEVVARYTDQVRRARMITLQLRPLPTQSNDDHRAVLDAIAAGDATTARCLHRSHRQRARALLTGLIHEFGLRAL, from the coding sequence ATGGCCCGTTCCCAAACCGATCAAGCCCTTTATCAATTGCGCGATATGGTCTTTTCCGGCGAGCTCGCGCCGGGATCAAACCATTTCGAGGCGGATTTGGCGACGCGATTGGGCATGTCACGCACCCCTATCCGTGAGGCGGCGCTGACCATGCAGGCACAGGGATTGGTTAATGTGCAGCCAAGGCGTGGCATCCATATCCGCCCGATTTCTGCGGACGATATGGCCGACATTTATGATGTAATCTGCGAACTTGAGAGCCTCGCCGCTGCACGCGCAGCCGAGCAGAACTATGCAGCAAGCGACCGCGGCGTTGCGCGTCAGTGCATCGAAGACATGGATGCCAGCCTCGCAGCAGAGGATCGCGTCGCATGGGCGCGGGCAGATGATCGGTTTCATGCAGAGCTTGTTCGGCTGGGCGGAAACAAACGGGTTGAAGAAGTCGTCGCGCGCTACACCGATCAAGTACGCCGCGCACGGATGATAACGTTGCAACTGCGTCCGCTGCCAACGCAATCGAACGATGACCACCGCGCGGTGCTGGATGCGATTGCTGCGGGCGATGCCACCACCGCGCGCTGCCTGCACAGATCACATCGCCAGCGCGCTAGGGCCTTGTTGACCGGGCTTATTCACGAGTTCGGTTTGCGCGCTCTTTAG
- a CDS encoding Gfo/Idh/MocA family protein: MKVACLGAGYFAQFHYDAWRRIDGVDLVGACDRDPSKADATGATAFSDLGAMLDTAKPDILDIITPPSSHAEAIARAVKAGVKAIICQKPFCTSLEEARTSTRLTASAGIPLIIHENFRFQPWYRAAKEVLDQGRIGTPHQLTFRLRTGDGQGPQAYLDRQPYFQTMPRLLVHETGVHWVDTFRYLFGRPTAVYADLRRLNPAISGEDAGHILFDFHGGRRALFDGNRLLDHAAQNQRTTLGEGLFEGTEGTLTLTGDGGLHLRRFGAIDAETVLAPKKWAGFGGDCVFALQKHVVDALQLGTPFENEAADYLFVLEVEAAIYRSAEIKARVEV; encoded by the coding sequence ATGAAGGTCGCGTGCCTTGGCGCGGGGTATTTTGCGCAATTCCATTACGATGCGTGGCGGCGGATTGACGGGGTCGATCTTGTCGGCGCATGTGACCGCGACCCTTCCAAGGCCGACGCGACCGGCGCGACGGCCTTTTCCGATTTGGGGGCAATGCTGGACACTGCGAAGCCTGACATTTTGGACATCATCACACCGCCAAGTAGTCATGCTGAAGCGATAGCTCGTGCTGTCAAAGCAGGTGTGAAAGCTATCATCTGTCAGAAGCCCTTTTGCACGTCTTTAGAGGAGGCGCGCACCTCAACTCGACTGACAGCTTCGGCAGGTATCCCACTCATCATTCACGAAAACTTTCGCTTCCAACCGTGGTATCGCGCCGCCAAGGAGGTCTTAGACCAAGGTCGGATCGGCACGCCTCACCAGCTTACATTTCGACTGCGCACGGGTGACGGTCAAGGGCCGCAAGCGTATCTGGATCGACAGCCGTACTTCCAAACTATGCCCAGACTTCTAGTACATGAGACTGGTGTCCATTGGGTTGATACATTCCGCTACCTCTTCGGTCGGCCGACCGCCGTTTATGCCGATCTGCGCCGATTGAACCCCGCCATATCGGGCGAAGATGCGGGCCATATCTTGTTTGACTTCCATGGCGGCCGCCGTGCCTTGTTCGATGGAAACCGACTACTGGATCACGCAGCGCAGAACCAACGCACGACCCTTGGCGAAGGATTGTTCGAAGGCACTGAGGGAACGCTGACGCTAACAGGCGACGGCGGGCTGCATCTTCGCAGATTTGGAGCGATTGACGCTGAAACTGTGCTTGCCCCAAAGAAGTGGGCTGGGTTTGGTGGTGACTGTGTGTTTGCTTTGCAAAAACACGTTGTGGACGCGCTTCAACTGGGCACGCCATTTGAGAACGAAGCGGCGGACTATCTTTTTGTGCTTGAAGTTGAGGCCGCGATCTATCGCTCCGCCGAGATCAAAGCACGGGTGGAGGTTTAA